GGTCTGCAGATCACTCCGGACGCTGCCATGCAAAAAGCGCCGACGCTGGATGCGGTGATCGTCTGTGGTGGCGTGGATATTCAGCACAGCGTCAAGCGTGAGCATGTCAGCTGGTTGCAACTGCAGGCGCGCCAGGGTCGCCAGCTCGGTGCCGTGTGCACGGGTAGCTGGGCGTTGGCCAAGGCCGGTCTGCTCGATGGCTACGATTGCAGCGTGCACTGGGAGTGCCTGGCCTCGATGCAGGAAGCCTTCCCGCGTGCGGCCATCACCACCCGCCTGTTTTCCATCGACCGCAACCGCAATACCTCGTCCGGCGGCACTGCGCCGATGGACATGATGCTGCACCTGATCGGCCAACAGCATGGCCGCGAGCTGGCGGCCGGTATCTCGGAAATGTTCATCTACGAGCGCATCCGCAACGAGCAGGATCACCAGCGTGTGCCGCTCAAGCACATGCTCGGCAGCAACCAGCCCAAGTTGCAGGAAATCGTCGCGCTGATGGAGGCGAATCTGGAGGAGCCGATCGACCTCGACGAACTGGCCTGCTTCGTCGACATCTCCCGTCGCCAACTCGAGCGCCTGTTCCAGAAGTACCTGCACTGCTCGCCGTCGCGCTACTACCTGAAGCTGCGCCTGATTCGTGCACGGCAACTACTCAAGCAGACCAGCATGTCGATCATCGAAGTGGCGTCGGTCTGCGGCTTCGTATCCACCCCGCATTTCTCCAAGTGCTATCGCGAGTATTTTGGCATTCCGCCGCGCGACGAGCGTGCCGGCCAGCAAGGCAACAACCTGGTGATGCTGCTGCCGATTCCCGAGCAGCAGGTCAACTCCAGCGCGGTACTGGCGCTCAACCGTGCGCAAGGTGAGTCGACCTTTGCCAGTGTGCGTATCTGAATCGAGCGGCAATGAAACGGGGCGCCATTGGCGCCCCGTTTTCGTTTTCAGTGGTAATTGTTTCGGTGGGCTAAAGCCCACCCTACGTATGAAACGGATCGCCGTCCGGCCTACCTACGCGGTGCGCTGTAGTCGATGTAGGGTGGGCTTTAGCCCACCAACCTCTGCCTTGTAGGCCTTTGGTCGGCCGAGGCGGATCGCTCCCGGCGCACTCGGCAAGTCTTAAGCAGATCAAGCCGGCTTCGGCACTAGCGCCGGCAGCAGGTGGCGGCTGATGGCCTCACGCACGTTCGGCAGCAGGGTGGCACTGCCGCCAAGCAACTCTTCCACCAGTCGGCGCAGGGCCACGGCGCGTTCGGCGCTGAGGCCGCTGACGGCCAGTTCGCAGGCCTGCTCGGGCGTGACGCCGGGCGGAATGCTCAGGCCTAGCGCGATCAGGCGTTCACGGAAGTCTTCCTGGTCGATCAGATCGGCATGCATCATGGTCGTGGCTCCTTGTGGCGAGGCAGGCGCTGCGCAGTTGGTCTTCAGCCCTCGGTCAGCGCAGAACCCCTTCTTCGATCAATAGTTTGAAGATAGCCTCTGCACCTTCCTGTGGCGAGACGTCCTTGAGGATCTGGCCGCCGCCACCACTGGCTTTGGCCGTCGCCGCCTTCATCCGTTCCGCGCCGGTCTTGGCCTTGATCACCTTCAGGCGCTTGGGCCTTGGCTTGGCCGGCTGCAGGCTGGCCTCGGCCAGCAGGGCGTCATCCACCACGGTGACTTCGTGGGCTTCGATCTGCCCGCGTCGCGCCGGGCCGAAGGCGCTTTGGCGAGCGACCGGGGCGGCGTTGTCGACGCTGGCGACGCATGGCAGGCGCACCTTGAGGCGGCGCCGTTGGCCGCGCGGCAGGGCTTGTAGCACCTGGGCGACGCCGTTTTCGACCTTCTCCACTTCCGCCAGGCCGACCACCATCGGCCAGCCTAGGCGCTCGGCCAGCAGGAACGGCAGCATGCCGGAGCCTTCGCCGGTTTCCGCCTGGCTGCCGGTGAGCACCAGCTGCGTGCGGCTGCCTTGCAGGTAATCGACCAGCAGCGGCAGGGCGTCGGCGCCTTCCGGTTGTTCCAGCACATCAAGCTGCTCCAGACCCATGCCCAGATAACCTCGCAGGGCTTCGGCCTGCGGGTCGCCGGCGTGCAGCAGTTGCAGATTCTGACCGCCCAGGCGCAGGCCAAGCTCCACCGCGCGGGCGTCCTGCTCGGCGCGGCGTGGGCGGCCCGAGGTCGGGTGGGCGCCGACCGAGACCAGAGCGACGATATTCAGATCAGTCATGGTGTCCCCGTAGCCCGGATGCAATCCGGGAAAGCTGATGGTGACCCCGGATCGCATCCGGGTTACGCAGCATCACGTTTTCCTGCCTGGCGCCAGGCAGCAACGTGTTCGATCAGTGCGGCAAGGATCGCCGCCGAGTCGCCGATCACCGAAAGGTCGGCGCGTTTGATCATGTCGCAGCCGGGGTCCATGTTCACCGCCACCACCTTGTCGCAGGCGCCGATGCCCTGCAGATGCTGGATGGCGCCAGAAATACCGACGGCCAGGTAGACGCGGGCGGTGACCCAGGTACCGGTGGCGCCTACCTGGCGGTTGCGCGGCATGAAGCCGTCGTCGACCGCGACGCGTGAGGCGCCTTCGGTGGCGCCGAGGGCAACGGCGGCCTGGTGGAACAGCTTCCAGTTCTTCACGCCGTTGCCGCCGGAGAGGATGAACTCGGCTTCGGCCATGGGAATCTGTGCAGGGTCGACGGCCACCGGGCCGAGATCTTCGACGCGTGGCAGGCTGTGGGCGATTTTTTCGGCCAGCTCCAGGGTGCGGGCTTCATGACGAGTGTCGCTGACCGGCTCGGCGCATTCGGCGGCAGCCAGGATCAACCGTGGCAGCGCGCGCTGGATATCCTGCTGGCCACTGCCGGCACGGCCGATGGCCTGCTCGCCGGCGACCTGCCAGACGCGCGTCGCCGGGCGCTCACCGAGCTTGGCGGCAAGGCGTCGGCCCAGCTCGCCGCCACCGGTGCGGCTGTCGGGTAGCAGCCAGTGACGCGGTGCCAGTTGGCTCTCCACGGCGCTCAGCGCCAGTACGCGGGCTTCTGGGGCGTAGCCGTCGAAGGCATCGCCGACGATACGCAGCAGACGGTCGACGCCGGCCGTGTCGAAAGCGCTTTCCTTGTCTTCACCGAAGATCACGGCAACTACGGCACCGCTATCGCCGGCCAGCTTGCGCGCCAGTCCGAGCAGATCCTTGTCATGGCTGGACAGACGGCCACCGACCATGTCTGGCACCACGCAGATGTGGAAGGCCGGTTGCTCGACCACGTGCAGCGGCAGTTGCACCTCGACACTGGCACTGCTGCGTTTGCCGCTGGTGCCCTGCTGGGCGCCGCTGCGGTCGATACGCTTGAGCCCGGCGGGGCCGATGAAACCGGCGGCGATGGCGTGCGGGTTCTTGCGGATGATGCCGTTGGGGCCCATCCAACTGGTTTCGGCCTTCTGCATCGACGCATGCAACGGGTGCAGGCGGTTGCGGGCGATCCACTCGGCGCGAGGGTCGCGGCGGATGATGTCGCTCATGCTGCGTTCTCCTGGTCAGGCACGGACGGTTCCCTCGCCCCCTTGGGGGAGAGGGTTAGGGAGAGGGGGAAGCAGGCGACGTTGTGGTGGCCGGACATGCCATCTCCCCCGGCCCCTCTCCCGCAAGCGGGAGAGGGGAGGCAAGCGGTTAGCGGCTTCATCACTGCACCTCCGCCAGTTCGCGCTTGGTGGCAGGGTGCTTGGCCGGTACTTCGGTGGCTTCGATCAGCACTTCTGCAACCAGCTCGGCGATGTCCTTGATCTCCGGACGCGGTGCGACCACGCCTTCGAGCATCGCCGTGCACTGCGGGCAGCCCACGGCCACCACTTCGGCGCCGGTTTCCTTGATGTCGACCATGCGCATGTCGGGAATCCGCTGCTTGCCGGGGATGTCGGTGATCGGTGCGCCGCCGCCGCCGCCGCAGCAGCGCGAACGGAAGCCGGAACGCTCCATCTCCTTGACCTCGATGCCGATGGCATTGAGCACGGCGCGTGGCGCCTCGTACTCGCCGTTGTAGCGGCCGAGGTAGCACGGATCGTGGTAGGTGACGCTGGCGGCCTTGCTCTGGCCGAGATTCAGCGAGCCCTTGCGCACCAGCTCGTCGATAAAGGTGCTGTGGTGCAGCACCTGGTAGTCGCCGCCAAGTGCGCCGTATTCGTTCTTCAGTACGTGGAAGCTGTGCGGGTCGCAGCTGACGATGCGCTTGAAGCGATACTTGGCCAGGGTGGCGATGTTGCGCTTGGCCAGGTGCTGGAAGGTCGCTTCGTCGCCGAGACGGCGCGCCACGTCGCCGCTGTCGCGCTCTTCCAGGCCCAGAACGGCGAAGTCGACGTCGGCAGCCTTGAGGATCTTCACAAAGGCTCTCAGCGTTCTCTGATTGCGCATATCGAAGGCGCCGTCGCCGACCCAGAACAACACGTCGGTTTCCTGCTTGTCGGCCAGCAGCGGCAGGTTCAGGTCGGCGGCCCAGTTCAGCCGGCCACCCGGATTGAAGCCGCCCGGGTTGTCGGTGGCGATCAGGTTGTCCAGCACCTCGGCGCCCTTGTTGGGAGTCGCCCCCTTCTCAAGCGTGAGATGACGGCGCATATCGACGATGGCATCGACGTGCTCGATCATCATCGGGCATTCCTCGACGCAGGCGCGGCAGGTGGTGCACGACCATAGGGTGTCGGCATCCACCAGCGCCTTGCCTTGCAGCGAGACGATGGGCTGATGCGGACCGCCGCTGTGTTCGCCTAGCGGTTTGCCGGGGTAGGGGCTGCCGGCAAAGTTGGCGTCATTGCCACCGGCCAGGCCGATGACCATGTCCTGGATCAGTTTTTTCGGGTTCAGCGGCTGGCCGGCGGCGAACGCCGGGCACATGGCCTCGCATTTGCCGCACTGCACGCAGGCGTCGAAGCCGAGCAACTGGTTCCAGGTGAAGTCGGTGGGTTTTTCCACGCCCAGCGGGGCTTTCGGGTCGTCCAAATCGAGGGCTTTCAAGCCCGTAGAGCGGCCACCGCCGAAGCGTTCGCTGCGACGGTGCCAGGCCAGATGCAGGGCGCCGGCGAAGGCGTGCTTCATTAGGCCGCCCCAGGTCATGCCCAGGAACAACTCGGACACGCCCCAGGCCACGCCAACGGCGAGGATGGCCGCGAGCACCCAGCCACCGAAACCGACCGGCAGAATCCCGGCCACCGGCAGCGTGGCGATGAAGAAGCTCGCCGCGAACATCAGCAGGCTTTTCGGCAGGCGCATCCATGGGCCTTTCGACAGGCGCGATGGCGGGTCGAGACGACGCTTGGCGACGAACAGAGCGCCGACGAACATCAGCACCGTGGCGGCCAGCAGGGCGAAGCCGAGGATACGGTTATGCAGGCCGAAACCGTGCACGACGATGGCCAGCACTGCCGCCAGCACGAAGCCACCGGCGGTGGCCACGTGGGTCTTGGACATGTACTTGTCGCGCTCGACTACATGGTGCAGGTCGACCAGATAGCGACGCGGCATCTTCAGCAGGCCGCCGATCCAGTCGACTTTCGACGGTCTGCCGCGCCGCCATATGAAAAAGCGCTTGGCCGCCCCGATGACCGCGAGGGCCAGGGCGGCGAAGATCAGGATGGGGAGAATGGTTTGCAGCATTTGCTTACCCTCACAGGGTTGATCGTTCCCACGTCGAGGCGTCGAACCGTCCGCGTGGTAACGCATCGCCGGACGCTCTGCTTCCAGCGCTTGTGACGCAGAGCGTCACGGCGCCAGGTCTCCCACGCAGAGCGTGGGAGCCATCATCCAATTGGGATCAGAAGTCCTTGCACAGGCGTAAGGCGTCGTAGATCGCCGCGTGAGTGTTGCGCTGGGCCACGCAGTCGCCGATGCGAAACAGCAGGTAGCCATCGCCCGACTCGCTCAGGCACGGCTGCGGCTTGATCGCGAACAGCGCTTCCACGTCGATCTGGCCCTTGTTGCGTGAGCCCTGCTTGAGTGCGTAGTACAGCGACTCGTCAGGACGCACGCCGTTCTCCACCACCACCTGGTCGACTACGCGCTCTTCCTTGGCGCCGGTGTATTCGTTCTCCAGCACCGCCACCAGTTTGTCGCCCTCGCGGTAGACCTTCTCCAGCATCATGTCGCCGGTCATGATCACTTCCTTGGGGTAGAGGCTTCGGTAGTAGGTCGGGAAACTGGTGCCGCCGATGGCCACGCCCGGCTTGATATCGTCGGTAACGATCTCCACCTGCGCGCCCTTGTCGGCGAGGAAGTCGGCGACCGACATGCCGGTAAATTCACAGATGGTGTCGTACACCAGCACGTTCTTGCCCGGCGCCACCTTGCCCGAGAGCACGTCCCAGCTACTGACCACCAGGCCTTCGGCCGCGCCCCAGTGCTCGTTCTGTTCGAGGAAGGGATGGCCGCCGTTGGCCAGCACGATGATGTCCGGGCGCAGATCGTGAATGCTCGCTTCATCGGCGCCGGTGCCCAGGCGCAGATCGATGCCCAAACGTGCCAGCTCCAGTTGATACCAGCGGGTGATGCCGGCGATCTGGTCACGCTGCGGCGCTTTGGCGGCGATGGTGATCTGCCCGCCCAGTTGTTCCTGCTTCTCGAACAGGGTCACGTCATGGCCACGCTCGGCGGCGACGCGAGCGGCTTCCATACCAGCCGGGCCGCCGCCGACGATCACCACCTTGCGCTTGGCGCCGGTGGATTTCTCGATGATGTGCGGTACGCCCATGTATTCACGGCTGGTGGCGGCGTTCTGGATGCACAGCACGTCCAGGCCCTGGTACTGGCGGTCGATGCAGTAGTTGGCGCCGACGCATTGTTTGATCTGGTCGACCTGGCCCATCTTGATCTTGGCGATCAGGTGCGGGTCGGCGATGTGCGCGCGGGTCATGCCGACCATGTCGACGTAGCCGCCTTCGAGGATACGCGTGGCCTGGTTCGGGTCTTTGATGTTCTGTGCGTGCAGCACCGGCACCTTGACCACCTCCTTGATGCCGGCCGCCAGGTGCAGGAAGGGCTCCGGCGGGTAGCTCATGTTCGGAATCACGTTGGCCAGGGTGTTGTGGGTGTCGCACCCTGATCCAACGACGCCGATGAAATCGATCATGCCGGTGGCGTCGTAGTAGGCCGCGATCTGCTTCATGTCCTCATGGGACAGGCCGTCCGGGTGGAATTCGTCGCCGCAGATGCGCATGCCGACGCAGAAGTCGTCACCGACCTCGGCGCGCACGGCCTTGAGCACTTCTAGGCCGAACTTCATGCGGCCCTCGAAGGTGCCGCCCCATTCGTCAGTACGCTTGTTCACGCGCGGCGACCAGAACTGGTCGATCATGTGCTGGTGCACGGCGGACAGCTCGACACCGTCCAGGCCGCCTTCCTTGGCACGACGCGCCGCTTGCGCGTAGTTGCCGATCACCCGCCAGATTTCCTCGACCTCGATGGTCTTGCAGGTGGCGCGGTGCACCGGTTCACGGATGCCGGACGGCGACATCAGGGTCGGCCAGTGGTAGCCGTCCCAACGCGAGCGGCGGCCCATATGGGTAATCTGGATCATGATCTTGGCGCCATGCTTGTGCATGGCGTCGGCCAGGTTCTGGAAGTGCGGGATGATGCGGTCGGTGGACAGGTTGACCGAACTCCACCACTGCTGCGGGCTGTCGATGGCCACCACCGATGAGCCGCCACAGATCGCCAGGCCGATGCCGCCCTTGGCCTTCTCTTCGTAGTACTTCACGTAGCGCTCGGTGGTCATGCCGCCGTCGGTGGCGTAGACCTCGGCGTGCGCGGTGGAGAGCACGCGGTTGCGGATGGTCAGCTTGCCGATCTGGATCGGCTGGAACATTGCTTCGAAGGCCATTACGGCATCCTCACGGTAAGCGCTCTAGCGTTGGGGGGGCGCTGGTCGCTCCCACGTATTTCTTGTGGGTGACTCAGAGTGGCCGGGTGACGAACAGGCCGTCGTCATGGCCTTCTTCGGCACCGCTATATTCCTGCACGGTGATGGTGCGGATCGGGCTGCCCTTGGCAGCGAGAATCTGGTCGATGGCGCCGGAGAACCAGCCGGTGAACATGTAATCCACCTTGCGATTCACCTTGCCGTACACGTAAACGAAGGCCGAATGCTTGAGCTTGACCTCGGCATGGCCGGTTTCCAGGTCGAGCTTCTGCGTTTCGAACAGCCCCCAGCCGCGCTGCGACAGGCGCTTCATGTAGTGCTCGAATACCGCAGCGCCGGAAATGCCGTGGCACTCTGCTTCCTTCTCGCACCAGTGCCAGGCGGATTTGTAGCCGGCCTTGTAGAGGATCTCGGCGTACTTCTCGGCGCCGAGCACTTCCTCGATGCCCATGTGGTTGTTGACGAAGAAGTGGCGCGGCACGTAGAGCATCGGCAGGGCGTCGGTGGTCCAGACGCCGGTTTCGTCGTCGACTTCGATGGGCATTTCGGGGGCGTGGGTGGCCATGTGTTGTTAACTCCAGAATTCGTTGTCTGATCGTTCCCACGCTTTGCGTGGTAACGCCTCATTGGACGCTCTGCGTCCGCTTCTGTGACGCAGAGCGTCACGGGCTGCATTCCCACGCTGAGCGCGGGAATGATCATGGGATAGGGAGGGGCTCACTCGCCCCAGACGTCGGCCAGAACTCTTACCCAGTTCTCACCCATGATCTTGCGCACCACGCGCTCGGAATGGCCGCGCCCCAGCAGGGTTTCGGTGAGGTTGGGGAATTCGCCGACGGTACGGATACCCAGCGGGTTGATGATCTTGCCGAAGTTGGTCAGGCGACGGGCGTAGCCCTTGTCGTGGGTCAGGTACTCGAAGAAGTCCTGGCCGTGGCCCTGGGTGAAGTCGGTACCGATGCCGATGGCATCTTCACCGACGATGTTCATCACGTACTCGATGGCTTCGGCGTAGTCGTCGATGGTCGAGTCGATGCCCTTGGCCAGGAATGGCGCGAACATGGTCACGCCAACGAAGCCGCCGTGGTCGGCGATGAATTTCAGCTCTGCGTCGGATTTGTTGCGCGGGTGCTCTTTCAGGCCCGAGGGCAGGCAGTGGGAGTAGCAGACCGGCTTCTTCGATTCGAGGATGACTTCCTCGGAAGTCTTGCTGCCAACGTGGGACAGGTCGCACATGATGCCGACGCGGTTCATCTCGGCGACGATCTCGCGGCCGAAGCCGGACAGGCCGCCGTCACGCTCGTAGCAGCCGGTGCCGATCAGGTTCTGGGTGTTGTAGCACATCTGTACGATGCCGACGCCGAGCTGCTTGAACACCTCGACGTAGCCGATCTGGTCCTCGAACGCATGAGCGTTCTGAAAGCCGTAGATGATGCCGGTCTTGCCCTGCTCCTTGGCCTTGCGGATGTCGGCGGTGGTGCGTACCGGCATCACCAGGTCGCTGTTCTCGCGGATCAGCTTGCTGCTGGCAGCGATGCTGTTGACGGTGGCCTGGAACCCTTCCCACACCGATACGGTGCAGTTGGCGGCGGTCAGGCCGCCCTTGCGCATGTCCTCGAACAGCTCACGGTTCCACTTGGCGATGATCAGACCGTCGATGACGATGCTGTCGGCGTGCAATTGCGCTGGGCTCATCAGGCTTGTCCCCTAAACGGATGCGCCGAGTCGGTCGTCGGCGCTTTGGGGAGAGCTTATCCCTGGGGGGCGGGGCGACCCGGTGCAAAAACGACTGGGGGTTTGCCGAAAGCGTCAAGCCAAGGTCGTGAATGGATACGTCATGAGCAGACGGTCATTTCGGTTTGTACGCGCAATACCCCGGCCGTGGGCCGACCTTGGGGTGATGACGGCAGGTGTCAGGACGTTTTTCGTAGACGGTGCACAGGCGCGTCTTGCGGTCGAGGAACAGGCAGTCGTTGTTGGACATGCGCGTCAGGGTGAAGATGCCCGACTTTTGATTGAAGCGCTCGACGATGCCGTCCTTTTGCAGGCGTTTGGCGATGTTCTTCGGCGGCTCGCTGCGCTCGAACTCGTCGACTAGCTCCAGGCGGATCAGGTCGTTCAGGCGCACTTCCACCGGCAGGGTGCAGCAACTGGAGATGCAGCTATGGCACATGTCGGCGGTGTATTTGGCCCAGGTTTCCAGGCGGTCGATTTCTGCAGCGGCTATCAGGCGGGGCTTCATCATGGTTTGGGCTGTCGTGCGGTCTGCGCCGCTGCTGTCACGGGGGCGGCGATAATAGCGGGCGCGCCGCATTTGTGAAGCACCGGCTGGCGGTTGGGTGCTTTGCGTTGTGCCTGTGAACGGCTTGGCAATCGTCTCTCTGGGTGTTGCCTGGTGCGCCTCCTATACTGCTGCCCTGTCGCGGGCGGCAGTGTGGGCGCGGGGCGATCTCTTTCTCAGGGCTGGGACATAACGCATGCAATGGATCTTCATGCTGGTCGGTTTGGTGCTCGGCGTGGGCGCCGGCGAGTCGCTCACGGGCGCGCTGCTTGGCGGCCTGATCGGCCTCAGTCTGGGCCAGGCGTTGCGCCTGCAGGGGCTGGAGACGCGCAACGCGCAACTGGCTGCGCAGCTCAAGGATTTTGCCGAGCGCTTCGAGCGCGGCACCCGTGCCATGCACGAACGTCTGCTCAAGGTGGAGCAGGGCGAGCTCAGTGAGCCGGAAGCGGCTGCCGCGTCTACTGAACCCCTCATCGAGGCTGTCGCCGAATCGTTGCCCGCAACGGTCGTTGCCGAAGAGCCTGTGCCAGAGCTTGACTGGACGCTCGACCCCTTGCCTGAAATCGAACCCTCGCGGCCTGTCGAAGCGCCCGAACCCCTGGCTGCGCAGGTCGCCCATCAGCCCCAGCCGGCCGTGCAGCAAAACCCCTGGCGCGAGCAAGCACCGCGCGAACCGAACCTGATCGAGCGTGGTATCGCAGCGGCCAGAGCCTGGCTGTTGGGTGGCAACACCGTGCTGCGGGTTGGCGTGGTGTTGCTGTTCCTCGGCCTGGCCTTCCTCCTGCGCTACGCCACTGAAGGCGTCGAGGTGCCGGTAGAGTTGCGCTACATGGGCGTGGCGGCCAGTGCCCTGGCCTTGCTCGGCCTCGGTTGGTGGCTGCGCCGGCGTAACCCCGGCTACGCCCTGGTGTTGCAGGGCACCGGCATCGCCGTGCTGTACCTGACGGTATTCGCCGCCATGCGTTTGCATCCACTGCTCGATCCGGGGCTGGCGCTTGGCCTGCTGGTGGCGGTGACGCTGTTTTCGGCGATTCTCGCCGTGCAGCAGAACGCCCTGGGCCTGGCGGCGGCTGCAGCACTCGGTGGCTTTGCCGCGCCGATTCTGACGTCTACTGGCAGCGGCAATCATGTCGCGCTGTTTTCCTACTTCGCCCTGCTCAATGCCGGCATCTTCGCCATCGCCTGGTTCAAGGCCTGGCGTCTGCTCAACCTGATCGGCTTCGTCGGCACCTTCGGCATCGGTTTCGCCTGGGGCCTGCGTTCCTATACGCCGGATTTGCTGGGCAGTACGCAGCCGTTCCTGCTGTTGTTCTTCCTGATGTACGTGGCCATCGGTTTGCTGTTCGCTCGCCGCACCCTGCGTGACGCGGCGGATGCGCCCGAGGCGCGTGATGAATTGCTGCGCTGGTCGCTACGGCGTGGCGATTACGTCGATGCCACCACGCTGTTTGGTCCGCCGCTGGTCGGCTTCGGCCTGCAGGTGGCGCTGGTGCGGCATATCGAGTTCGCCGCTGCATTCAGCGCGCTCGGCATGGGGCTGTTCTATTTGCTGTTGGCGCGCGTGCTCAAGGCGCGTGCCGGCGAACGTGCGCTGCTGCTGGTGGAAACCTGCCTGGCGCTCGGCGTGGTGTTTGCCAGCCTGGCGATTCCGCTTGGCCTGGATGCGCGCTGGACGGCGGCTGCTTGGGCCGTGGAGGGCGCCGGTATTTATTGGCTCGGTCTGCGTCAGGGCCGGCCACTGGCGCGTGCCTTCGCCCTGTTGCTGCAGGTGGGCGCGGCGCTGGCCTTCGTCAGTGGTCTGGATTTCGGCTACGACAGCCTGCTCGACGGCTCGCCGTTGGGTGCGCTGATGCTCGGTGCGGCGCTGCTGTTCAGCTATTGGCAGTTGCGCTCGATGCCCGATGCGGCCAACGCCTGGGAACGCCACCTGCTGCCCTGGTTGGGCCTGGCCGGGCTGGCGTTTCTCTACCTGATCGCACCGCTGCTGTTCGAGGCGCCCGGCACCGCCATCGCCTGGGCGCTGGCCGGCCTGGCGACGCTGTTCGTCGGCCTGCGCATCGCCGCGCCGAGCTTCGTCTACAGCGCATTCGCCGTGCAGTTGCTCGGTGGGCTGCTATTCCTCGGGCAGATGGCGCTGGATTCGCTGGTTGGCCGCAGCGGCTTCAGCGCTGGTTGGTTTGGCTTGCTGGCGGCGTCGATGGTCGGTCTGGGGCTGATCGCCGGCATGCTGCTGGCCGCGCGCGATCCGCAGATTCGAGAGAATCGCCGCCTGCTCGGCGCCCTGTCGCTGGTGCTGCTGGTGGGGCTGGTGTTCATCAACCTGGCGGTGCTGTTCGTGCTGCCCTGGGTGGCGGCAGCGGCGGTGTGGGGCGGCAGCGGTTTGCTGATTCTCTGGCTGGCGCTGTATCTCGGGCAGCGCGCGGCCTTCCTCTTCAGTCTGCTGCTGCAGGTGTTTGCCGGTCTGGCCTTCCTTGCGGCCGGGCCGTTGCTGCTGAACGGGGTCACGGGCGAAGGGCTGTCGCCGCTGGCGCATACCGGCTTCTGGACACCCGCTGTGCTCGGCCTGGCTGCGCAGATTGGCGCCTGGCGTCTGCACAGCCTGGCGCGCAGCGGGCGGGAGATTGGTCTCGATGGCGTCAGCCTGCAGCGCCTGGGGCAGCTCTTGCTGGCCTGGGGCGCGGCCTGGTGGGCGCTGGCATTGGTCAGCGAGGTGCTGCGCTTCGTCAGCAGCGAGCTGCAGGCCAGTGTGTTGCTGATTCTGGCGGCCCTGTCGGCACTCACCTGGATGCTGCTGGCACTGCGCACGGGCTGGCGCGACCTGGCCGTGCTGTGCAGCCTGCTGGCGCCGTTGGCCGGTCTGATCCTGGCGTATGCCTGGCATCCGTTGTATCACCCGGCCGCGAACTACGGCTGGCTGGCCTGGGGTATCGTGATCGTCGCGCATCTATTGACGCTGAGGCGCCTGAGCGAGCAACTGCCGAGCCGTGCCGCCAGCATCGCCCATGTGCTTGGCTGCTGGTTGCTGCTCGGCGTGCTGGCGCTGGAGCTGCGCTACCTGCTGCTGAGCCTGGCCGATCACTACAACGCCTGGCGTTGGCTGGGCTGGGCGCTGCTGCCGACCGCCTATCTAT
This region of Pseudomonas wenzhouensis genomic DNA includes:
- a CDS encoding DUF5943 domain-containing protein yields the protein MATHAPEMPIEVDDETGVWTTDALPMLYVPRHFFVNNHMGIEEVLGAEKYAEILYKAGYKSAWHWCEKEAECHGISGAAVFEHYMKRLSQRGWGLFETQKLDLETGHAEVKLKHSAFVYVYGKVNRKVDYMFTGWFSGAIDQILAAKGSPIRTITVQEYSGAEEGHDDGLFVTRPL
- a CDS encoding dipeptidase gives rise to the protein MSPAQLHADSIVIDGLIIAKWNRELFEDMRKGGLTAANCTVSVWEGFQATVNSIAASSKLIRENSDLVMPVRTTADIRKAKEQGKTGIIYGFQNAHAFEDQIGYVEVFKQLGVGIVQMCYNTQNLIGTGCYERDGGLSGFGREIVAEMNRVGIMCDLSHVGSKTSEEVILESKKPVCYSHCLPSGLKEHPRNKSDAELKFIADHGGFVGVTMFAPFLAKGIDSTIDDYAEAIEYVMNIVGEDAIGIGTDFTQGHGQDFFEYLTHDKGYARRLTNFGKIINPLGIRTVGEFPNLTETLLGRGHSERVVRKIMGENWVRVLADVWGE
- a CDS encoding YkgJ family cysteine cluster protein, with the protein product MMKPRLIAAAEIDRLETWAKYTADMCHSCISSCCTLPVEVRLNDLIRLELVDEFERSEPPKNIAKRLQKDGIVERFNQKSGIFTLTRMSNNDCLFLDRKTRLCTVYEKRPDTCRHHPKVGPRPGYCAYKPK
- a CDS encoding DUF2339 domain-containing protein — protein: MQWIFMLVGLVLGVGAGESLTGALLGGLIGLSLGQALRLQGLETRNAQLAAQLKDFAERFERGTRAMHERLLKVEQGELSEPEAAAASTEPLIEAVAESLPATVVAEEPVPELDWTLDPLPEIEPSRPVEAPEPLAAQVAHQPQPAVQQNPWREQAPREPNLIERGIAAARAWLLGGNTVLRVGVVLLFLGLAFLLRYATEGVEVPVELRYMGVAASALALLGLGWWLRRRNPGYALVLQGTGIAVLYLTVFAAMRLHPLLDPGLALGLLVAVTLFSAILAVQQNALGLAAAAALGGFAAPILTSTGSGNHVALFSYFALLNAGIFAIAWFKAWRLLNLIGFVGTFGIGFAWGLRSYTPDLLGSTQPFLLLFFLMYVAIGLLFARRTLRDAADAPEARDELLRWSLRRGDYVDATTLFGPPLVGFGLQVALVRHIEFAAAFSALGMGLFYLLLARVLKARAGERALLLVETCLALGVVFASLAIPLGLDARWTAAAWAVEGAGIYWLGLRQGRPLARAFALLLQVGAALAFVSGLDFGYDSLLDGSPLGALMLGAALLFSYWQLRSMPDAANAWERHLLPWLGLAGLAFLYLIAPLLFEAPGTAIAWALAGLATLFVGLRIAAPSFVYSAFAVQLLGGLLFLGQMALDSLVGRSGFSAGWFGLLAASMVGLGLIAGMLLAARDPQIRENRRLLGALSLVLLVGLVFINLAVLFVLPWVAAAAVWGGSGLLILWLALYLGQRAAFLFSLLLQVFAGLAFLAAGPLLLNGVTGEGLSPLAHTGFWTPAVLGLAAQIGAWRLHSLARSGREIGLDGVSLQRLGQLLLAWGAAWWALALVSEVLRFVSSELQASVLLILAALSALTWMLLALRTGWRDLAVLCSLLAPLAGLILAYAWHPLYHPAANYGWLAWGIVIVAHLLTLRRLSEQLPSRAASIAHVLGCWLLLGVLALELRYLLLSLADHYNAWRWLGWALLPTAYLWVMAQARGLPWPVAAFEREYRLWAATPLAALMLAWFWLANANSAGDSDPLPYLPLFNPLELGLLLSLGALSVWARDALPRLGLEPARTLLIVQGMAGLSLFALLTVMVMRSAHHWGGVPWQTSALFDSMLVQAGWSIVWTLIALALMLFGHLRVRRELWLVGAALIALVVAKLFFVELGNRGGLERIVSFIGVGVLLLVVGYFAPLPPRKAEASAADEQESTV